GATGGTTTTCAGCGCTGCCGCGCCGTCTTTGCCCATTCCCGTCAGCAGGACGCCCCAACTCTCGGCGGCAAAGTGTCTGCCCAGTGACGCCAGCAGCACGCCTACCGACGGCCGGTGACCTTCCAGCGGCGGCGCGCCGCTCAACCGGAGGCAGCCGCTCCGTTCCACTTCCAGGTGGTAATCTTCCGGCGCAAAGTACAGGCGGCCAGGGCGTATCTTTTCGCCTTCTTCCGCCAGTTTCGCCTCGATCCGGCTGAATCCGTTCAGGTGGTGAACAAAGGCGCTCATGAAACCGGCCGCCATGTGCTGGACCGCCACGATGGGCACAGGGTAATCGGCGGGGATCTCCCGTAAAATCTCCGAAAACGCCGTCGGACCGCCCGTCGACGCGCCGATGCCGATCACCGCCGGGGTGGCGAGCGTCTGCCCCAGGACCTGCCCTATCCCCATCGCCGGAGCGAAACCCGGCAGTGGCGACAAAACCGTGGGCAGACCAGCCAGACCGGCCTGCCGGCGTTTGCGGAAAACCTTCACGCCGGCGAGGATGCTGATCTTGTCAATGATCTCTTTGGCCTTGTCCTTCAGTTCCGGTTCAGCCAGTCCCGCCGGTTTTTCCACAAACTCGAGCGCCCCGGCCTGAAGGACCTGGAACGTCCGTTCGGCGTTGCCGTCGACAGCGCTCAAAACCATGATCGGCTTCGGAA
Above is a genomic segment from Heliomicrobium gestii containing:
- the cheB gene encoding chemotaxis-specific protein-glutamate methyltransferase CheB encodes the protein MKKIRVVLVDDSPVALFVLKKLLARSDHIDVVGTASDGRQALALIPMADPDVVCTDLHMPEMDGLELTRRLMEEFPKPIMVLSAVDGNAERTFQVLQAGALEFVEKPAGLAEPELKDKAKEIIDKISILAGVKVFRKRRQAGLAGLPTVLSPLPGFAPAMGIGQVLGQTLATPAVIGIGASTGGPTAFSEILREIPADYPVPIVAVQHMAAGFMSAFVHHLNGFSRIEAKLAEEGEKIRPGRLYFAPEDYHLEVERSGCLRLSGAPPLEGHRPSVGVLLASLGRHFAAESWGVLLTGMGKDGAAALKTIRNTGGFTVAQEEASCAVYGMPGEAEKLGAACRFMAPRAIGKLLAGLARR